From Salvelinus namaycush isolate Seneca chromosome 2, SaNama_1.0, whole genome shotgun sequence, one genomic window encodes:
- the LOC120024981 gene encoding DNA-binding protein inhibitor ID-1-like produces the protein MKVVGPTCALKSKVGGKDMVRCLSDQSLSISKCKIPLLDEQMTVFLQDMNSCYSKLKELVPTLPTNKKASKVEILQHVIDYIWDLQVELDEPENNRQQSSVPRTPLTTLNAELASITVENGCSDDRIMCR, from the exons ATGAAGGTTGTCGGACCTACCTGCGCACTGAAGAGCAAGGTTGGAGGCAAGGACATGGTGCGGTGCCTATCCGACCAGAGCCTTTCCATCTCCAAATGTAAGATCCCGCTGCTGGACGAGCAGATGACCGTGTTTCTGCAGGACATGAACAGCTGTTATAGCAAGCTGAAGGAGCTGGTCCCCACTCTGCCTACCAACAAGAAGGCCAGCAAGGTGGAGATCCTCCAACACGTCATTGACTACATCTGGGACCTGCAGGTCGAACTGGACGAGCCGGAAAATAACCGCCAGCAGAGCAGCGTGCCCCGCACACCTCTGACAACCCTGAACGCAGAGCTGGCCAGCATCACTGTCGAG AATGGATGCTCGGATGACAGAATCATGTGCCGCTAG